Proteins from a genomic interval of Lycium ferocissimum isolate CSIRO_LF1 chromosome 2, AGI_CSIRO_Lferr_CH_V1, whole genome shotgun sequence:
- the LOC132047423 gene encoding uncharacterized protein LOC132047423, which yields MSGSYVEGSATPPERTGAGPSAAPATQAPVPPAPQPGAEDRRLAEAVQLLTTLVADQARRRGRRDDDDDDRRDSLRVREFLLCGPPEFYGSRPNEDPHDFIRGMRRSVDLVRASETESVELASHRLRDVAAHWYESWELSRGRDASPATWDEFEAAFLSHFLPPELRRARVDRFLQIRQRGRSVREYNLEFDSLARYAPTIVADMTDRMHRYASGLDRYLVEACMSMASRTDMDIARLQAYAQGMEDRCRADQSIRDRDRRPPKRARSAGYSGDSRGGQPQQQQPGRQFPPSGRSTQSGSRRADSAGPSGAGQSSRAAGSQESRGPSQARPPRPRCPHCGKSHPGECYRATGACFSCGGQGHFMRDCPLASGSGSVARPDGGRPAGSSSAPSVARPGGRVGIVSEPIEPFEVATPIGDFVIARQIYRDCSVTICDRCTRADLIELDMLEFDVIMGMDWLSSCYANVDCQKKVVRFQFPGEPVIEWFGSTASPRGKFISYLKAKKMIQKGYIYHLVRVHDTAAEIPTLQSVPVVSEFPDVFPDELPGLPPEREIDFTIELLPDTQPISIPPYRMAPAELKELKEQLKDLLDKGFIRPSTSPWGAPVLFVRKKDGSLRMCIDYRQLNKVTIKNKYPLPRIDDLFDQLQGAKYFSKVDLRSGYHQVRVRESDIPKTAFRTRYGHYEFRVMSFGLTNAPAVFMDLMNRVFRPFLDMFVIVFIDDILIYSRSAEEHSDHLRTVLGILRRRLYAKFSKFGADGIRVDTRKIEACTEWPRPTTPTEVRSFLGLAGYYRRFVENFSSIAAPLTRLTQKAAKFQWTDACERSFQMLKEILITAPVLALPEGSDGYVVYSNIVADALSRRYMGSLAHVDAEKRVMMKEVHHCKGNWDDHLPLVEFSYNNSYHASIGMAPFEALYGRRCRSPIGWFEVGEEELLGPDLVFQAIEKVKLIQKRLKTAQSRQKSYTDVRRRNLEFSFND from the exons ATGTCTGGAAGTTACgttg AGGGTTCCGCTACCCCACCAGAGAGGACTGGAGCAGGTCCGTCAGCAGCTCCAGCCACGCAGGCGCCTGtgcctccagctccccagcctGGGGCAGAGGATAGGAGACTGGCAGAGGCAGTACAGTTATTGACCACTCTGGTGGCAGATCAGGCTCGCAGACGCGGGCGGAgggacgatgatgatgatgacaggcgAGACAGCCTGAGAGTTCGGGAGTTTTTATTATGTGGCCCTCCAGAGTTTTACGGGTCTAGGCCCaacgaggacccccatgactttatcCGGGGGATGCGACGCTCGGTAGATTTGGTCAGGGCTTCAGAGACTGAgtctgtggagttggcttcaCATAGGTTACGGGACGTTGCTGCTCACTGGTACGAGTCTTGGGAGTTATCCAGGGGCCGGGATGCTTCCCCAGCCACTTGGGATGAGTTTGAGGCTGCCTTTCTCAGCCACTTTTTGCCCCCAGAGTTGCGGAGAGCGAGAGTGGACAGATTTCTGCAGATACGACAGAGGGgccggagtgttcgtgagtataatctGGAGTTTGATTCCCTGGCccgatatgctccgactatagTGGCAgatatgactgaccggatgcaccggtatgcgAGCGGGCTGGATCGCTACTTAGTTGAGGCCTGCATGTCGATGGCGTCACGGACAGACATGGATATTGCTAGACTGCAGGCTTACGCTCAGGGGATGGAGGACAGGTGCCGAGCAGATCAGTCCATCAGAGATCGGGATAGGAGGCCACCTAAGAGGGCCAGGTCCGCTGGGTATTCTGGAGATTCCAGAGGCGGACAGCCTCAGCAGCAGCAGCCAGGCAGACAGTTTCCTCCGTCCGGCCGGAGTACTCAGTCAGGCAGCCGGAGAGCTGACAGTGCAGGACCGTCTGGggccggtcagagctccagggcggCAGGTTCACAGGAGTCCAGAGGCCCCAGCCAGGCCAGACCACCCAGGCCCCGTTGTCCTCATTGCGGGAAGTCTCATCCTGGGGAGTGCTATCGAGCTACTGGAGCTTGTTTTTCGTGTGGTGGTCAGGGTCAttttatgagagattgtccgttGGCGAGCGGTTCTGGTAGCGTGGCTCGGCCCGACGGGGGTCGGCCCGCCGGTTCATCATCTGCTCCATCTGTTGCACGCCCTGGAGGGCGAG TTGGGATAGTGTCTGAGccaatagaaccatttgaggtagccacGCCAATTGGGGATTTTGTTATAGCGAGACAGATCTATAGGGATTGTTCTGTGACTATTTGTGATCGTTGTACTAGGGCTGATCTGATAGAGTTAGACATGCTTGAGTTTGacgtcattatgggtatggactggttgtcctcttgttatgctaatgtcgacTGCCAGAAAAAGGTAGTCCGCTTTCAGTTTCCAGGGGAGCCAGTTATAGAGTGGTTCGGATccacagcatcgccgaggggtaagtttatttcatacctcaaggctaAGAAGATGATCCAGAAGGGTTATATCTATCATTTGGTTCGTGTGCACGATACTGCAGCGGAGATACCTACCCTTCAGTCTGTTCCGGTCGTCagtgagtttccagatgtatttcctGACGAGCTTCCTGGCCTTCCGcctgagcgggagattgattttaccatAGAGCTGTTGCCAGATACgcaacctatatctattcctccgtacaggaTGGCACCGGctgagttgaaagagttgaaagagcagCTGAAAGATTTGCTGGACAAGGGTTTCATCAGACCCAGCACgtcaccctggggagcgccggtattatttgtgagaaagaaagatgggtcatTGCGCATGTGTATCGATTACCGGCAGTTAAATAAGGTGactattaagaataaatatcccctcccccggattgatgacttgtttgatcagttgcagggtgctaaatatTTTTCGAAGGTAGATCTGCGCTCAGGATATCATCAGGTGCGAGTGCGAGAGTCAGATATCCCGAAGACTGCTTTCAGGACCCGgtacgggcactatgagttcagagttatgtctttcgggctgactaatgctccagcggtatttatggatctgatgaatcgggtatttcgGCCTTTTCTGGACATGTttgttattgtgtttattgatgatattctgattTACTCGCGATCAGCCGAGGAGCATtcggatcatttgaggacggtacttggcattCTCCGTCGGCGgttatatgctaaattctccaaat TCGGTGCGGACGGTATTCGGGTCGATACGCGAAAGATTGAGGCATGTACAGAATGGCCCAGACCTACTACGCCGACGGAGGTGCgcagttttctgggattggccggATATTACCGCAGGTTCGTGGAGAACTTTTCTTCTATTGCAGCACCATTGACGAGGCTCACTCAGAAagcagcaaaatttcagtggaccgatgcCTGCGAGCGCAGCTTTCAGATGCTGAAAGAGATATTGATTACAGCACCAGTCTTGGCTCTTCCAGAGGGATCCGACgggtatgttgtctatt CGAATattgtagccgatgctcttagtagGCGTTACATGGGTAGTTTAGCCCACGTTGACGCAGAAAAGAGAGTTATGATGaaggaagttcacc attgcaaaggtaattgggatgatcacttacccctcGTTGAGTTCTcatacaataacagttatcatgctagcattgggatggcaccatttgaagctctgtatgggcgaaggtgtaggtcgccgattggttggttcgaagttggtgaagaagagttgttaggaccagatttggtttttcaggctatagagaaagtcaagttaatacaAAAGCGTTTGaaaacggctcagagtcgccagaagtcttacacagatgtgaggcgaaggAACTTAGAATTTTCATTTAATGATTAg